A genomic stretch from Desulfurococcaceae archaeon MEX13E-LK6-19 includes:
- a CDS encoding iron ABC transporter permease: MSLSEERYLSLKDFLVGTLVVSIIYYIAYDLIPPDIMKDIEIYFWLGMLVWVFIAYRLGFDPYRLIYSFSWSFVSMIGIIYIFIVLMIGIPGIPRVIAFFLLSIVAMTIWGHIKSRIDLYKQKQKWIKERGVRAYKIIALQRRVKTATFKLDYVLISFIVISFVILIVFLIVPLLMMLIHAFEVPEGKPWYYWFEVIFKSRTYIKLRQIVQREPWTWQPYANYFDITGIDYGILLNSLINSAIVTSVATILGIIVGFVLARYQFPGRRILRIIAIIPLFVTPFINAYAIKLLFGLDGLISQITSMLFGFKIRIHELAGVALAQIMAFYPIVYLNAYSSFVNIDPSMEEQAENLGAKGLKLFLTVTLPLALPGIAAGSIIVFIFSLEDLGAPIVFQERRLISYKIFSSLISEYGQVSPEIAALGFILLGLAVLGFITIRSYVGMRAYAMISRGGRWNPRERKLGWKGLLAVYLLIFPLVIFTALPQITVALMALNIIPVRQFTLQLDQATLKYFIEIFTVSDIAKYVRNTIIYATVATIIATIISLITTYAVSRAKIKIITPLLDTLITIPIAIPGLVIAIGYFYFYSTFFTGTPLDPTSGPLKFQAWAVLITAYSIRKLPFVARSVYAGFQQVHETLEEAALNLGAKRLKVLGSIVLPLIVLNMISGAMVGFIYISTEVSTSITIGSFNQEQAPMTWYMMHIYKGGTTEGIPYTAAMGLLLILIQLAVVLIITLGFKQRYAFIGAA; encoded by the coding sequence ATGAGCCTTTCAGAAGAAAGATACTTAAGCTTAAAAGACTTCCTAGTAGGCACACTAGTAGTATCAATAATATATTATATTGCGTATGACCTTATACCACCAGATATAATGAAGGACATCGAGATCTATTTTTGGCTAGGCATGCTAGTATGGGTATTCATAGCATACAGACTGGGCTTCGACCCATATAGACTAATATATTCCTTCTCCTGGAGCTTTGTATCAATGATCGGTATAATATACATATTTATTGTACTAATGATCGGAATACCTGGAATACCAAGAGTCATAGCATTCTTCCTACTATCAATAGTTGCAATGACCATTTGGGGTCACATAAAATCTCGTATAGATCTATACAAACAAAAACAAAAATGGATAAAAGAACGAGGAGTAAGGGCATACAAAATCATAGCTTTGCAGCGCCGTGTAAAGACAGCTACATTCAAACTAGATTACGTGCTTATATCATTCATAGTCATATCATTTGTAATACTTATAGTGTTCTTGATAGTACCATTGTTAATGATGCTAATACACGCTTTTGAAGTACCAGAAGGAAAACCATGGTACTACTGGTTTGAAGTAATATTCAAGAGCAGAACATACATAAAACTGCGTCAAATAGTACAACGAGAACCTTGGACATGGCAGCCCTATGCTAATTACTTTGACATAACAGGTATTGATTACGGTATACTGCTGAATTCACTAATAAACTCAGCAATAGTAACTTCTGTTGCCACAATATTAGGCATAATAGTCGGATTCGTTCTTGCCAGATACCAGTTCCCTGGTAGAAGAATACTTAGGATAATAGCGATAATACCATTGTTTGTAACACCATTCATTAATGCTTACGCGATAAAATTGCTCTTCGGCCTAGATGGACTCATATCACAAATAACCAGCATGCTCTTTGGGTTCAAAATAAGAATACACGAGTTAGCTGGTGTAGCACTAGCACAAATAATGGCGTTCTACCCGATAGTCTATCTCAACGCTTACTCTAGCTTTGTTAACATAGATCCTAGCATGGAGGAACAGGCCGAAAACCTTGGTGCTAAAGGATTAAAATTATTCCTGACAGTAACACTACCACTTGCATTACCAGGTATAGCAGCAGGTTCCATAATAGTATTTATATTCAGCTTGGAGGATCTAGGCGCACCAATAGTATTCCAAGAAAGAAGACTAATAAGTTACAAGATCTTTAGTAGCCTCATCAGCGAGTATGGACAAGTCTCCCCAGAAATAGCAGCGCTTGGATTCATTCTATTAGGATTAGCTGTACTAGGATTCATTACTATAAGAAGTTACGTCGGTATGAGAGCCTATGCCATGATCTCGCGTGGCGGACGCTGGAATCCACGTGAAAGAAAACTTGGATGGAAAGGTCTTCTTGCAGTGTACTTATTGATATTCCCATTAGTAATATTCACTGCCCTACCACAGATAACCGTAGCACTTATGGCACTAAACATCATCCCTGTAAGACAATTCACTCTACAATTAGATCAAGCAACACTGAAATACTTTATAGAAATATTCACCGTCTCAGATATAGCAAAATATGTTAGAAACACAATAATCTATGCTACCGTGGCAACAATAATAGCCACAATAATATCATTGATAACAACATATGCTGTAAGTAGAGCAAAGATAAAGATAATAACACCACTACTAGATACACTAATCACTATACCAATCGCTATTCCAGGACTAGTGATAGCTATTGGTTACTTCTACTTCTACTCAACATTCTTTACAGGAACACCTCTTGACCCGACTAGTGGCCCACTTAAGTTCCAGGCATGGGCAGTACTAATAACAGCATATAGTATTAGAAAGCTACCATTCGTGGCGCGTTCCGTATATGCAGGATTCCAGCAAGTACATGAAACACTTGAAGAAGCTGCTCTCAATCTTGGAGCAAAAAGACTTAAAGTCCTAGGAAGTATTGTGTTACCCCTCATAGTATTGAACATGATTAGTGGTGCCATGGTAGGCTTCATCTACATATCAACAGAAGTTAGCACAAGCATTACCATTGGTTCATTTAACCAAGAACAAGCACCGATGACGTGGTATATGATGCACATATACAAGGGCGGGACAACCGAGGGTATACCATATACTGCTGCAATGGGCTTGCTATTGATACTAATACAGTTGGCTGTCGTACTGATAATTACGCTAGGATTCAAGCAGAGATACGCATTCATAGGAGCTGCCTAG
- a CDS encoding ABC transporter substrate-binding protein — protein sequence MAILASIPANITYASTPTTINTIKNKTILQDNEWPWGNATEPFPWLDYLASLTTERDVVLTVISRHEATILEKARVEFLQSEVAKKLGIVDIVLRSVGPALWIDTIKKAEESGNPYDIAWGGGPTLFNIIDKEGLIEPLDPNQNPAYYAILYEASKINDTLAGAPTKSYDENGIIHWVGAAISSFGFTVNHKKLEEFGLADFKPEKWSDLTSPLLARYLPTTPLVGIADPFMSTSNTRMYEIILQAYGWEEGWKVLTLMAANAKIYDSSSAVRDGVIIGEIAIGITIDFYGYTAMHQNPDCEYIIPQGESIVNADPIALLKGSKHKIHAAAFIAWVLSEYGGQQLWLDSDINRLPINEKVFDTQAGQQRPDLKAAYEAATTASVIQFNETLAELWEKAMQTYFKATLVDAHDDLQDVWSEIAKAYLDGEITEVEFNFLVNELVKPLEFTDPITGETVTFTEEYAIKINPYLGDATIWNQLKSTWEEKAREKYQHVYDLLQQILSGELVITTTTTTTTTTTTTTTTTTSPTTETPTTTTTTTTTTTTTTTTTTTTTTTTTTTTAADISRYYPVIGAIVLLVIIIAAYLLTKKK from the coding sequence TTGGCAATACTTGCAAGCATACCAGCAAATATTACTTATGCATCAACTCCAACTACCATAAATACCATTAAAAACAAAACTATTTTACAGGACAACGAGTGGCCTTGGGGTAATGCTACAGAACCATTCCCCTGGCTTGACTATCTTGCCAGCTTAACTACAGAAAGAGACGTTGTATTGACGGTGATATCAAGACACGAAGCAACTATACTAGAGAAAGCAAGAGTAGAGTTTCTGCAAAGCGAGGTAGCTAAAAAGCTTGGTATAGTAGACATAGTTCTTCGAAGCGTTGGACCAGCCTTATGGATCGACACAATAAAGAAGGCTGAAGAAAGCGGTAATCCATACGATATAGCATGGGGAGGCGGCCCAACACTATTCAACATAATAGACAAAGAGGGACTCATAGAACCACTTGATCCAAACCAGAATCCGGCCTACTATGCTATCCTCTATGAGGCATCAAAAATCAATGACACCCTTGCGGGTGCACCAACAAAATCTTATGACGAAAACGGGATAATACACTGGGTCGGTGCCGCAATAAGTAGCTTCGGATTTACTGTTAACCACAAGAAACTAGAAGAATTCGGTTTAGCTGACTTCAAACCAGAAAAATGGAGCGACTTGACATCCCCATTACTGGCAAGATATCTACCCACCACACCATTAGTAGGCATAGCAGATCCCTTCATGAGCACCAGCAATACTAGAATGTATGAAATCATACTACAAGCCTATGGATGGGAGGAAGGATGGAAAGTACTAACACTAATGGCAGCCAACGCCAAGATCTATGACTCAAGTAGTGCTGTAAGAGACGGCGTAATCATAGGCGAAATAGCTATAGGCATAACAATCGACTTCTACGGTTATACAGCAATGCATCAGAACCCCGACTGTGAATACATTATACCACAAGGAGAAAGTATTGTAAACGCTGACCCAATAGCACTTCTAAAAGGTTCAAAACACAAGATACACGCAGCAGCATTCATTGCATGGGTATTAAGCGAATACGGTGGACAACAATTATGGCTTGACTCAGACATCAACAGATTACCGATTAACGAAAAAGTATTTGACACACAAGCTGGACAACAAAGACCCGATCTAAAAGCTGCATACGAAGCTGCAACAACAGCAAGCGTAATACAATTTAATGAAACACTCGCCGAACTCTGGGAAAAGGCGATGCAAACATACTTCAAAGCAACACTAGTAGATGCACACGATGACCTACAAGATGTATGGTCAGAAATAGCCAAAGCATATCTAGATGGAGAAATAACTGAAGTAGAATTCAACTTCCTTGTCAACGAGCTTGTAAAGCCTCTTGAATTCACTGACCCGATTACCGGTGAAACAGTAACATTTACTGAAGAATATGCTATAAAGATTAACCCATACCTAGGCGATGCCACTATATGGAACCAGCTCAAGAGTACATGGGAAGAGAAAGCTAGAGAAAAGTATCAACACGTATATGACTTATTACAACAAATACTTTCCGGCGAACTCGTAATAACCACCACAACTACAACCACTACAACAACTACAACCACAACCACGACGACAACAAGCCCAACAACAGAAACACCAACTACTACAACAACCACGACAACTACCACAACAACGACCACGACGACAACCACGACAACAACTACAACCACAACAACCACGACAGCCGCAGACATATCAAGGTATTATCCAGTGATAGGTGCTATAGTGTTGCTAGTGATTATTATTGCAGCATATCTATTAACTAAAAAGAAGTAG
- a CDS encoding alpha-mannosidase: MLLRKIRRIAFELLAASIQEFKFVKQWRLNGKTITLPYVATKHEDEFRFTTSLNVPNNGLFWFLKIATNGNGLVKINGTTWSGIDDVHTYIPIRPGHSVVELILSPRKLFGYIDLYFEFKTALLIGVAWKPYIVANRVLSLTKFIESLPANDELREELTSLLTDIMLRTRIVPNIKQVTLALILLYTPLHLNEFQREDLITPSWDHKALAGLYGKYILENLYEDLTMPSMESVVNEATRIEEELYKGLEKLRKKYPNRGLLYICGHSHIDAAWLWSYNETKRKLLRTFSTIVRYLELYPNITFVQSSAQYYKWIEDIDKELFSKIREFINKNKWIPVGGMWVESDVQLITGESIARQFLYGQKYFLEKFGKIAKIGWLPDTFGFPASLPQIMKKSGIEVFITHKVMWNQINKFPYHTFIWEGIDGTKIPVQIIITNYNEILTPDRIYNYWKKYNNKNEAPFSIVSYGYGDGGGGPTLEMIENIEFINKLPLIPQIKSIDEEEYIKKVKEIKNRVPIWTDELYLEMHRGTYTTNLTIKKLMAEAESLLRSAEIASTIAEVLGLKQYPMDKIESLWKRVLLHQFHDVLPGSSVKETYDYAIDDLRKVINEAKNIIDTSLSPVAGKDEIIIYNDLPWPRSGVIILDLDNVCLEDLNGNPLECQSFEGKTYVYVDNIPPLGYVVYRLTTKKADKKGGVRVFHEGDDLVLENEKIRVKINSKGELVSLFDKEYSREMIKDKSNVLIAHPDRPNIFDAWDVDEDFLSYGEELSVLEKPRIVCDGPIVGCIEYTKGFGKSRIKQRICIYKSSKVIDFKNIIDWKDKLVLVKAWFNINVNNKTVHYEIPYGVIERSSQRNTSWEKAKFEVPALRWADVSDGIYGVAIISPARHGYSAIGSKIGLSLLKSPIFPNPWSDLGQEEFTYHLYPHQGDWMKGKVPNKALEVWSPLKVIYPKNHNIRGEPIKSYTLLEITPASNIELGTVKKSEDKEGYLIRICNLSKAEASILLKIPAPIEKILETNIIETQILGEHEVNEQKITLKLKPYEIKTLKLIVRLKKN, translated from the coding sequence ATGCTTCTTAGGAAAATCAGGAGAATTGCCTTTGAATTACTTGCTGCATCTATACAAGAATTCAAGTTTGTTAAACAATGGCGTCTTAACGGGAAAACCATTACTCTACCTTATGTAGCCACAAAACATGAAGATGAATTTAGATTTACTACATCATTAAACGTACCTAACAACGGACTTTTCTGGTTTCTTAAAATTGCTACTAACGGTAATGGCTTAGTAAAAATAAATGGAACAACATGGTCTGGAATAGATGATGTACATACTTATATACCTATTAGACCAGGCCATAGCGTCGTCGAATTAATTCTCTCACCACGTAAGCTGTTTGGATACATTGATCTGTATTTTGAGTTTAAAACTGCTTTACTCATAGGTGTTGCCTGGAAACCATATATTGTTGCTAATAGAGTGCTTAGCCTTACTAAATTTATTGAATCTTTACCAGCTAATGATGAGCTGCGAGAGGAATTGACTTCACTTCTCACAGACATTATGTTAAGAACAAGAATAGTGCCAAATATAAAACAAGTAACATTAGCACTAATATTGCTGTATACACCATTGCATCTAAATGAATTTCAACGTGAGGATCTTATTACACCATCATGGGATCACAAGGCCCTTGCTGGTCTCTACGGTAAGTACATCCTTGAAAACCTCTATGAAGATCTCACTATGCCCTCTATGGAGAGCGTTGTAAATGAAGCAACTCGAATAGAAGAGGAACTCTACAAAGGACTTGAAAAGTTGCGAAAAAAGTACCCTAACCGAGGACTACTTTACATTTGTGGTCATAGTCATATAGATGCTGCATGGCTTTGGTCTTACAATGAAACAAAAAGAAAATTACTAAGGACATTTTCCACAATAGTAAGGTATCTTGAACTTTACCCCAATATAACATTTGTCCAAAGTAGTGCACAATATTATAAATGGATTGAAGATATTGATAAAGAATTATTCTCGAAGATAAGGGAGTTTATAAACAAAAATAAATGGATTCCTGTTGGAGGCATGTGGGTTGAAAGCGATGTACAACTCATAACAGGGGAATCTATCGCCAGACAGTTTCTTTATGGACAGAAGTACTTCCTAGAAAAATTCGGTAAAATAGCAAAAATAGGATGGCTCCCAGACACCTTCGGCTTCCCAGCATCGCTTCCCCAGATAATGAAGAAAAGCGGTATAGAAGTGTTTATAACACATAAGGTTATGTGGAATCAGATCAACAAATTTCCCTACCATACATTTATTTGGGAAGGAATTGATGGAACAAAAATCCCCGTGCAAATAATAATTACTAATTATAATGAAATACTGACCCCTGATAGAATATATAATTATTGGAAAAAATACAACAATAAGAATGAAGCTCCGTTCTCAATAGTATCATATGGATACGGAGATGGAGGAGGCGGTCCAACACTAGAGATGATCGAGAACATAGAGTTCATTAATAAATTACCACTTATCCCTCAGATCAAGAGCATAGACGAGGAGGAATACATCAAAAAAGTAAAGGAGATCAAAAATAGAGTTCCCATATGGACTGACGAGCTTTACCTAGAAATGCATAGGGGGACCTATACAACAAATCTTACAATCAAGAAATTAATGGCGGAAGCCGAGTCTCTCCTAAGGTCAGCCGAAATAGCATCCACCATAGCTGAGGTCTTAGGGCTTAAGCAGTACCCTATGGATAAAATTGAGTCTCTTTGGAAAAGAGTCCTCTTGCACCAATTCCATGATGTCTTACCAGGTTCATCGGTTAAGGAGACGTATGATTACGCGATAGATGATCTAAGAAAGGTTATTAATGAAGCCAAAAACATAATTGACACGTCTTTAAGCCCTGTTGCCGGAAAAGACGAGATCATTATATACAATGATCTCCCTTGGCCTAGAAGCGGTGTTATAATATTAGATCTCGATAATGTCTGCTTGGAAGATCTTAATGGCAATCCTTTGGAGTGTCAATCATTCGAAGGAAAAACCTACGTATATGTAGACAACATACCACCACTAGGGTACGTTGTCTATAGGTTAACCACTAAAAAAGCCGACAAAAAAGGTGGAGTAAGAGTATTCCATGAAGGCGATGATTTAGTTCTAGAAAACGAAAAGATAAGAGTTAAAATAAATAGTAAAGGAGAGCTTGTATCGTTATTTGATAAAGAATACTCCAGGGAAATGATCAAAGATAAAAGCAATGTACTAATAGCTCACCCAGATCGTCCTAACATCTTCGACGCATGGGATGTTGATGAAGACTTTCTCTCGTACGGCGAAGAACTCTCCGTACTTGAAAAACCAAGAATAGTATGCGATGGCCCAATAGTAGGATGTATAGAATACACGAAAGGCTTCGGAAAATCAAGAATTAAACAAAGAATATGCATTTACAAGTCTTCAAAAGTAATTGATTTCAAGAACATAATCGACTGGAAAGACAAGCTAGTACTTGTTAAAGCTTGGTTCAACATAAATGTAAACAACAAAACCGTACACTATGAAATACCATACGGAGTCATCGAGAGATCATCACAAAGGAATACCTCCTGGGAAAAAGCAAAATTCGAAGTACCAGCACTCAGATGGGCTGACGTATCCGACGGAATATATGGTGTAGCAATAATATCTCCCGCAAGACATGGATACAGTGCCATAGGATCAAAAATAGGCTTAAGCCTATTAAAATCACCAATATTCCCGAATCCATGGAGTGACCTGGGTCAAGAAGAGTTTACATATCACCTATACCCGCACCAAGGAGACTGGATGAAAGGAAAGGTGCCAAACAAAGCCCTCGAGGTATGGTCACCACTAAAAGTGATATATCCAAAGAACCACAACATTAGAGGAGAACCAATAAAGAGCTACACATTACTAGAAATAACACCTGCTTCAAACATAGAGCTTGGAACTGTAAAGAAGTCTGAAGATAAAGAAGGATACCTAATCAGGATATGTAATTTAAGCAAAGCCGAGGCATCAATACTACTAAAAATACCAGCGCCAATAGAGAAAATATTGGAAACAAACATCATAGAAACACAAATACTAGGAGAGCATGAAGTAAATGAACAAAAAATAACATTAAAACTTAAGCCATACGAAATTAAAACACTGAAACTCATTGTACGCCTTAAAAAGAATTAA
- the hxlB gene encoding 6-phospho-3-hexuloisomerase produces the protein MVSGLIRDAMLEITEFIRKSIDIIKDEHVNQMIDKLVDAYNKGSRILVMGAGRTGLVGKAFAMRLLHLGYNVAVLGETIVPRIRKEDLVIALSGSGRTRLIVTAAEAAKSIGAHIIAITSYADSPLARLADTLVLVPGRTKVATEEDYFLRQIMGIHEPLAPLGTLFEDTLMVFLDGVIVELMRKLGKTEEDLMQVHANIEL, from the coding sequence ATGGTATCTGGTCTCATTAGAGACGCTATGCTTGAAATAACTGAGTTTATCAGGAAATCCATTGATATAATAAAGGACGAGCATGTAAACCAGATGATAGACAAACTCGTTGACGCGTACAATAAGGGCTCACGGATACTCGTAATGGGTGCGGGGAGAACAGGTCTCGTAGGTAAAGCTTTTGCTATGAGACTACTGCATCTTGGATACAATGTGGCAGTGCTTGGAGAAACAATTGTTCCAAGAATAAGAAAAGAAGATCTTGTTATCGCGTTAAGTGGTTCGGGTAGGACAAGACTTATTGTTACGGCAGCTGAGGCGGCGAAAAGCATTGGTGCACACATAATAGCTATAACAAGCTATGCTGATAGCCCACTTGCACGGCTTGCTGATACGCTTGTCCTCGTCCCTGGTAGAACAAAAGTTGCAACTGAAGAAGACTACTTCCTGAGACAGATCATGGGTATACATGAGCCATTAGCTCCTCTCGGCACGCTCTTCGAAGACACACTCATGGTATTCCTTGATGGAGTAATAGTTGAGCTTATGCGTAAACTTGGTAAAACAGAAGAAGACTTAATGCAAGTTCATGCAAATATAGAGTTGTAG
- a CDS encoding HAD family hydrolase has translation MSLKAISLDIGCTLLYNTACYGEYPSDSMAAAWNNIVSFLQGKGYDISIDDVFRALKTWKNLAGIESGVDYEYWAKLMIYYVFKILGIKLKQGIIEEAYSLYINVYKTTLRPYSDVRWFLDNVKKHGLSVAAITNGSSHDVAVSALEYNNLLDYFDVVVSSQLIGYRKPSSVIFIKTAELLGVKPQEIIHLGDDPIKDFDGAINAGYKGAILIARHKPCEREPCFNELSRAFNYIKTIS, from the coding sequence GTGTCTTTGAAAGCAATCTCTCTCGATATAGGATGCACTCTTCTCTACAATACAGCTTGCTACGGGGAATACCCATCTGATAGTATGGCCGCAGCTTGGAATAACATTGTATCGTTTTTACAAGGCAAGGGATATGATATTTCTATAGACGACGTGTTTAGAGCACTAAAAACTTGGAAGAACTTAGCGGGCATAGAAAGTGGTGTTGACTACGAGTATTGGGCAAAACTAATGATTTATTACGTGTTCAAGATTCTTGGCATAAAATTAAAACAAGGAATTATCGAGGAAGCCTATAGCCTTTATATTAATGTATACAAGACAACACTACGTCCATATAGTGATGTACGATGGTTTCTTGATAACGTGAAAAAACACGGATTATCAGTTGCTGCTATAACCAATGGAAGTAGCCATGATGTTGCAGTTAGTGCTCTTGAATATAATAACCTTCTAGATTATTTTGATGTAGTGGTTTCATCACAACTAATTGGATATAGAAAACCTAGCTCGGTGATATTTATTAAGACAGCCGAGCTCCTTGGAGTAAAACCGCAAGAGATAATACATTTAGGAGATGATCCTATTAAGGATTTTGATGGAGCGATTAATGCTGGATACAAAGGCGCTATATTGATAGCAAGGCATAAACCATGTGAGAGAGAACCTTGCTTCAACGAGCTGTCCAGAGCATTCAATTATATAAAGACGATAAGCTAG
- a CDS encoding radical SAM protein, producing the protein MKVSRVVILDGYTDEPAGLGVPPYIGTYPRLIAGSLWLHDKSIRIHYFTIDEARKNPELFVNKCLESDQIYFIAGAEVPGRYIGGKPITLEEIERFSILLSEKTRILVGPAAKFGLGLGGGSQAYSRKRLERLFDHIVPGDIEIFITEALKHGFERAEPWRLRENYTIANEAFRLGSAIIRQHPNYGWNLIVEIETFRGCPRYVTGGCSFCIEPRYGNVLFREPKDVIKEIEALYQNGAIHFRIGKQPDILAYKAIDTGKEEFPKPNIRELEKLFHGIRSVAPGLKVLHIDNVNPGTIAHHPETSREALKIIIKYHTPGDVAALGIESFDPKVIKRNNLKVMPEEALAAIRIINEIGARRGWNGLPELLPGVNLLYGLPGETKETYRINYEYLKKILDEGLLLRRINIRKVSVLENTPLWARRDEVNYLIKKHDRLYRSYRIKIMQEIDQPMMKRLVPPNIIVKYLFTETYQEGFTIARQPASYPIVFKIRGKIELKKIVSVKPIKYASKSILAEIIGEKEISNTRSHHQ; encoded by the coding sequence ATGAAGGTATCACGTGTAGTAATACTAGACGGGTATACCGACGAGCCAGCTGGCTTAGGGGTTCCTCCATACATAGGTACTTACCCAAGGCTAATAGCCGGGTCTCTATGGCTTCATGATAAGAGTATTAGGATCCATTACTTTACAATAGATGAGGCAAGAAAGAATCCCGAATTATTCGTAAATAAATGTCTTGAAAGTGATCAAATATACTTTATTGCTGGAGCAGAAGTACCAGGTAGATACATAGGTGGGAAACCAATCACTTTGGAAGAAATAGAACGATTTTCAATACTGTTATCTGAGAAAACAAGAATACTTGTTGGACCGGCAGCGAAGTTTGGATTAGGTCTTGGTGGAGGCTCGCAAGCTTATTCAAGAAAAAGACTTGAAAGACTATTTGACCACATTGTGCCGGGTGATATAGAGATCTTTATAACCGAGGCTCTTAAACATGGTTTTGAGAGAGCGGAACCCTGGAGACTACGTGAAAATTATACTATTGCTAATGAAGCATTTAGATTGGGTTCGGCAATAATAAGACAACATCCAAACTATGGCTGGAATCTTATAGTTGAAATAGAGACTTTCCGTGGATGCCCAAGATACGTTACGGGAGGTTGTAGCTTCTGTATAGAGCCAAGATACGGTAATGTGCTTTTTAGAGAACCCAAGGACGTTATTAAAGAGATTGAAGCACTATACCAGAATGGTGCAATACACTTCAGGATAGGTAAACAACCTGATATACTAGCATACAAGGCTATTGATACAGGTAAAGAAGAATTCCCTAAACCAAACATCAGAGAATTGGAGAAACTATTTCATGGAATAAGAAGTGTTGCCCCCGGGCTCAAAGTTCTCCACATAGATAACGTTAACCCTGGCACAATAGCTCATCACCCTGAGACTTCACGAGAAGCCCTCAAGATTATAATAAAATATCATACTCCTGGCGATGTAGCCGCTCTTGGTATAGAGAGTTTTGACCCCAAAGTCATTAAACGAAATAACTTAAAAGTAATGCCAGAAGAAGCCTTGGCTGCTATAAGAATAATAAACGAAATAGGCGCCAGACGTGGATGGAATGGATTACCAGAGCTTCTTCCAGGAGTAAACCTGTTATATGGTCTGCCCGGTGAGACTAAAGAAACCTACAGAATCAATTATGAGTATTTGAAGAAAATACTTGATGAAGGATTACTCCTAAGGAGAATAAATATAAGGAAAGTAAGTGTTCTCGAAAACACGCCATTGTGGGCGAGACGTGATGAGGTTAACTATCTAATTAAAAAACATGATCGCTTATATAGATCATATAGAATTAAGATTATGCAGGAAATCGATCAGCCAATGATGAAGCGTCTTGTTCCACCAAACATTATTGTAAAGTATTTGTTTACAGAAACATACCAGGAAGGATTCACAATTGCGAGACAACCAGCGAGTTATCCCATAGTGTTCAAGATAAGAGGGAAAATAGAGTTGAAAAAGATAGTTAGTGTAAAACCAATAAAGTATGCATCTAAATCTATTTTAGCAGAAATTATTGGGGAAAAAGAAATCAGCAATACACGGAGTCATCACCAGTAA
- a CDS encoding 2-oxoacid:ferredoxin oxidoreductase subunit beta has protein sequence MMVFAQPISPETKRVITWCPGCGNYSIFKAFTTAIKELGIEPWRVVVITGIGCHGKLTDYVATNSIHTLHGRVPPLATAIKLVNPDLVVIGFAGDGDAYGIGAGHLPHVIRRNVDIKLFVHNNKIYGLTTGQASPTTDKGQITRTTPWGNIEEPINPIAWAISLGASFVARGFAGDIEHLKWLMKEAIKHKGFAIIDILQPCVTFDRIHTYQWYRERIYKLEEEGHDPTNWVEAMKKAYEWGERIPIGIFYRVRKPTFEELMPTIKDKPPIVFRPLKTTIRDLLERRHSLSK, from the coding sequence ATGATGGTGTTTGCACAACCTATTTCACCTGAAACAAAACGCGTAATAACATGGTGTCCAGGCTGTGGTAACTACAGTATATTCAAGGCTTTCACCACAGCTATTAAGGAACTAGGTATTGAGCCCTGGAGAGTAGTTGTTATAACAGGTATTGGTTGCCATGGTAAATTAACAGATTACGTAGCAACAAACTCTATACACACCCTACATGGCAGAGTACCACCATTAGCTACTGCAATAAAGCTAGTCAACCCAGATCTTGTCGTTATTGGATTTGCTGGAGATGGAGATGCCTATGGTATTGGTGCTGGACACTTACCACACGTTATAAGGAGGAATGTTGACATAAAATTATTTGTTCATAACAACAAGATCTATGGTTTAACAACAGGACAGGCATCACCAACAACAGACAAGGGCCAGATAACAAGAACGACGCCATGGGGTAATATAGAAGAACCTATAAACCCAATAGCATGGGCTATTAGTCTTGGCGCAAGTTTCGTGGCAAGAGGCTTCGCTGGCGATATCGAGCACCTCAAATGGCTTATGAAGGAAGCTATTAAACATAAGGGCTTCGCAATAATAGACATACTTCAGCCCTGTGTTACATTCGATAGAATACATACCTATCAGTGGTATAGGGAGAGGATATATAAATTAGAAGAAGAAGGTCATGACCCAACAAACTGGGTTGAAGCAATGAAGAAAGCATATGAGTGGGGCGAGAGAATACCCATAGGGATATTCTATAGAGTCAGGAAACCAACATTCGAAGAGCTCATGCCAACCATAAAGGACAAGCCACCAATAGTGTTTAGACCCTTGAAAACAACAATCAGAGACCTCTTAGAGAGAAGACATAGTTTATCCAAGTAG